In Pseudomonadota bacterium, a genomic segment contains:
- a CDS encoding penicillin-binding protein, with translation MVVFSCLQAAGTALANGRAQGTRAVDRSASIAGTAPHLLQGFEPLKHRLLGHKRIADLARGRRAVLSLDSGLQQHVAKLYERFSVPYGALVALEPGTGRVLAYVSHSNEQGDTADRVRDASAPSASIFKLITAAALVENGVSVTRRTCYHGGLRGLSAEHLADNRARDRKCADLGEALGKSINSVFAKLADRHLGRSTLARYASAFGYGHALPFDVPTRVSRLSLPTDRLELARTAAGFWHSHLSPLHAALIAATIANQGVMPRAYLVERIVDRRGRELFSHAPRPFRSVIGGLAAKQLARMMQRTVVDGTARGAFFDPQGRAFLPGIEVAGKTGSLTSSAPYRAYTWWVGFAPIAAPSVAVAALVINEPRWRVKASYMAREALRYYLVHKPRAAAHASVSAPLDRL, from the coding sequence CAGGGCTTCGAGCCCCTCAAGCACCGCCTGCTGGGGCACAAGCGTATCGCCGATCTAGCTCGGGGCAGGCGGGCCGTTCTGAGCCTTGACAGCGGACTGCAGCAGCACGTAGCGAAGCTGTATGAGCGCTTCTCGGTGCCTTACGGCGCGCTGGTAGCCCTGGAGCCAGGGACCGGCCGCGTGCTCGCGTACGTGAGTCACTCGAACGAGCAGGGCGACACCGCCGACCGCGTACGCGACGCCAGCGCGCCCAGCGCCTCCATCTTCAAGTTGATCACCGCTGCCGCACTGGTGGAAAACGGCGTTTCCGTTACCCGCCGTACTTGTTACCATGGGGGGTTGCGCGGCCTGAGCGCCGAGCATTTGGCCGACAACCGTGCCCGCGACCGGAAGTGCGCGGATCTCGGAGAAGCCCTCGGCAAGTCGATCAATTCAGTGTTTGCCAAGCTTGCTGACCGCCATCTGGGTCGAAGCACGCTGGCACGCTACGCGAGCGCGTTTGGTTACGGGCACGCGCTGCCGTTCGATGTACCGACTCGCGTCAGCCGCCTGAGCCTCCCGACCGATCGCCTCGAGCTGGCGCGCACCGCGGCGGGGTTTTGGCACTCTCATCTATCGCCCCTTCACGCTGCGCTCATAGCCGCAACCATCGCCAACCAGGGGGTGATGCCCAGGGCCTATCTGGTGGAGCGCATCGTCGATCGCCGGGGACGCGAGCTGTTCAGTCACGCTCCGCGCCCCTTCCGCTCCGTGATCGGTGGGCTCGCGGCCAAGCAACTGGCCCGAATGATGCAACGAACCGTCGTGGACGGCACCGCGCGGGGGGCCTTTTTTGATCCGCAAGGTCGTGCGTTCCTGCCTGGCATCGAAGTGGCAGGAAAGACCGGGTCGCTCACTTCGTCTGCACCGTACCGAGCCTACACGTGGTGGGTTGGCTTTGCTCCGATCGCAGCACCCTCGGTGGCGGTGGCCGCTCTGGTGATCAACGAACCGCGCTGGCGCGTCAAAGCGAGCTACATGGCACGTGAGGCGCTACGCTACTACCTCGTGCACAAGCCGCGCGCCGCGGCACACGCGTCCGTTTCCGCACCTTTGGACCGGCTCTGA